The following are encoded in a window of Ricinus communis isolate WT05 ecotype wild-type chromosome 4, ASM1957865v1, whole genome shotgun sequence genomic DNA:
- the LOC8270016 gene encoding protein O-glucosyltransferase 2, whose amino-acid sequence MQGSGVVGHLTEPIMRPLLLLPGKSSAAFLLLVFLLVGMLLSTRFQFNAITGYSAPKSTVPLEKPDNRLVIPLNCHALNLTRTCPTDYPSTSSQDPNRSSPPTCPEYFRWIHEDLRPWVRTGITRETMERAKATANFRLVILNGTAYLEMYEKSFQTRDVFTLWGILQLLRKYPGRVPDLEMMFDCVDWPVVKSVDYSGSSAISPPPLFRYCGNDETLDIVFPDWSYWGWVETNIKPWEKIVKDLKEGNQRSKWKEREPYAYWKGNPNVAETRLDLMKCNVSQEHDWNARLYTQDWVRESQQGYKQSDLANQCNHRYKIYIEGSAWSVSEKYILACDSVTLIVKPHYYDFFTRGLMPNHHYWPIKEDDKCKSIKFAVDWGNSHKQKAQAIGKAASDFIQEDLKMDYVYDYMFHLLNEYARLLTFKPTIPQNATKLCAETMACPADGLAKKLMMDSMVEGPADTSPCTMPSSYDPSSLYNVTREKVNAIKQIELWENKHWENQSKQS is encoded by the exons atgcaGGGATCTGGAGTTGTTGGCCATTTAACAGAGCCCATCATGCGGCCGTTATTGCTTTTACCTGGAAAATCATCCGCTGCCTTCCTCTTGCTTGTGTTCCTGCTCGTCGGCATGCTTCTCTCTACGCGCTTCCAGTTCAAT GCTATCACTGGCTATTCGGCTCCCAAGTCGACAGTGCCTTTAGAAAAGCCCGATAACAGACTCGTAATCCCACTCAACTGCCATGCACTCAACCTCACTCGAACCTGCCCTACTGATTACCCTTCAACTTCTTCACAAGATCCTAACCGTTCATCACCTCCCACGTGTCCCGAATACTTCCGTTGGATCCATGAAGATTTACGTCCATGGGTCCGGACGGGCATCACCAGGGAAACGATGGAGAGAGCTAAAGCAACAGCTAATTTCAGATTGGTGATACTGAATGGCACAGCTTACTTGGAAATGTACGAGAAATCTTTTCAGACTAGAGATGTTTTTACGCTGTGGGGAATTCTACAGTTGTTACGTAAGTATCCGGGCAGAGTGCCTGATTTAGAGATGATGTTTGATTGCGTCGACTGGCCAGTAGTCAAGTCCGTTGATTATAGTGGGTCCAGTGCTATATCCCCACCTCCCTTGTTTCGGTACTGCGGGAATGATGAGACGTTGGATATTGTTTTTCCTGATTGGTCCTACTGGGGATG GGTGGAGACAAATATAAAGCCATGGGAGAAGATAGTGAAGGACCTAAAAGAAGGGAATCAGAGGAGTAAATGGAAGGAAAGGGAACCATATGCTTATTGGAAAGGGAATCCAAATGTTGCTGAGACCAGGCTAGATCTTATGAAATGTAATGTCTCTCAAGAACACGACTGGAATGCTCGTTTATATACACAG GATTGGGTCCGAGAATCACAGCAAGGATACAAGCAATCGGATTTGGCAAATCAATGCAATCACAG GTATAAGATCTATATTGAGGGGTCTGCATGGTCAGTCAGTGAAAAGTATATTCTTGCCTGTGATTCAGTTACTCTTATCGTGAAGCCCCACTACTACGATTTCTTTACAAGAGGATTGATGCCAAATCACCACTATTGGCCTATTAAGGAGGATGACAAATGCAAATCTATTAAGTTTGCTGTCGACTGGGGTAACAGCCACAAGCAAAAG GCACAGGCCATTGGAAAGGCAGCAAGCGATTTCATTCAAGAGGACTTGAAAATGGACTATGTGTATGATTATATGTTTCATCTGTTGAATGAATATGCTAGGCTTTTGACATTTAAGCCGACAATACCTCAAAATGCTACTAAGCTCTGTGCAGAAACAATGGCTTGCCCAGCAGATGGATTAGCCAAGAAACTTATGATGGATTCTATGGTGGAGGGTCCAGCAGACACAAGCCCATGCACCATGCCTTCTTCTTATGATCCTTCATCTCTTTATAACGTGACAAGGGAAAAAGTAAATGCAATAAAGCAGATTGAGTTATGGGAGAACAAACACTGGGAGAATCAAAGCAAGCAGTCTTGA
- the LOC8270015 gene encoding receptor-like protein EIX2: MLPTIYLGFNQFKGPLPRFEADISALDLSNNFFSGSITRFLCYPTVVPYSLRILHLGENQLSGEIPDCWMNWKSLTVIKLGNNNLTGKIPSSIGVLWNLRSLQLRKNSLSGEIPMSLGNCTRLLTLDLAANDFVGKVPDWLGGSFPELLALSLRSNQLTGEIPSEICRLSSLQILDFAGNNLSGTVPKCIANLTSMTTVQPRTKIFYSSTGYYSLVEIFLENAYVVTKGKEVEYDSILTLVKSMDLSSNKISGEIPAELTALLGLMSLNLSGNDLTGQIPNNIGDMPVLESLDLSRNQISGNIPPSMAKSHFLNYLNLSYNDLSGEIPSSTQLQSQDASSFVGNNRLCGPPLAISCTVAETPQDTGKGSGNEGEGIKIDEFYLGLTIGSVVGFWGVFGSLLYNRSWRHAYFQFLDKVWVRLLIIFNKFVKYSFFS; encoded by the coding sequence ATGTTGCCAACAATTTACCTAGGATTCAACCAATTTAAGGGTCCGTTGCCTCGCTTTGAAGCAGACATATCAGCGTTAGATCTCTCCAACAATTTCTTTTCAGGGTCTATTACTCGCTTCCTGTGTTATCCAACGGTTGTGCCATATTCACTGAGAATTCTACATCTCGGTGAAAATCAATTGTCGGGTGAAATTCCAGACTGTTGGATGAACTGGAAATCATTGACGGTCATTAAACTGGGGAACAATAATCTGACTGGGAAAATTCCAAGCTCTATTGGGGTTTTATGGAACCTACGCTCATTGCAACTGAGGAAAAATAGTCTTTCTGGAGAAATACCTATGTCTCTTGGAAATTGTACAAGGTTGTTGACTCTTGACCTTGCTGCAAATGATTTTGTTGGGAAGGTACCAGATTGGTTAGGAGGTAGTTTTCCAGAATTATTGGCTCTTAGTCTTCGCTCCAATCAGTTAACTGGAGAAATTCCTTCAGAAATTTGTCGCCTCAGTTCTCTTCAAATATTGGACTTTGCTGGCAACAATTTGTCAGGAACGGTACCAAAATGCATAGCCAATCTGACATCCATGACCACAGTACAACCAAGAACCAAGATATTTTATTCCTCTACAGGCTACTATTCCCTAGTCGAAATATTCTTAGAGAACGCATACGTTGtgacaaaaggaaaagaagttgAATACGACAGCATTTTAACACTGGTAAAGAGCATGGACTTATCAAGCAACAAGATATCAGGAGAGATTCCAGCGGAATTAACTGCTCTGCTGGGGTTAATGTCGTTGAATCTATCTGGAAATGATTTGACAGGACAAATCCCGAATAATATTGGTGATATGCCAGTGCTAGAATCACTTGATTTGTCAAGAAACCAAATTTCAGGCAACATTCCTCCAAGCATGGCCAAGTCACATTTCTTGAATTATTTGAATCTTTCCTACAATGACCTGTCAGGGGAAATTCCATCAAGTACTCAACTCCAGAGCCAAGATGCTTCTAGTTTTGTTGGCAATAATAGACTTTGCGGACCTCCACTCGCTATAAGCTGCACCGTGGCTGAGACGCCGCAGGACACTGGCAAAGGAAGTGGCAACGAAGGTGAGGGAATAAAAATAGACGAGTTTTACCTGGGATTGACAATCGGATCTGTGGTAGGTTTTTGGGGCGTTTTCGGTTCACTATTGTACAACAGGTCATGGAGGCATGCCTATTTCCAATTCTTAGACAAGGTGTGGGTCAGACTgcttattatatttaataaatttgtgaagtattcctttttttcttag
- the LOC8270014 gene encoding uncharacterized protein LOC8270014, translating to MVSQRQRLARKKFRQEHPELFPKPEPTPPKDPNKKKKKNNTKFKRKRSESKESKDPNEPNKKRFKKHPLRVPGMKPGESCFICKAKDHIAKLCPQKAEWERNKICLLCRQRGHSLKRCPNKKDENVDRKLCYNCGETGHSLSNCPQPLKNGGTKYANCFICNESGHLSKDCPQNTRGIYPKGGCCKICGGVTHLARDCPEKGKRGSLAASGEVIEKEERQTPKLTKFISGDELDDDFMTENTYAVEKERGSDSKDGHAKLKKKQGHKVVNFAGLYNIPECSRYSYESCSLIPCFDVIHAESFFSPSFFTLVVYLKKFCTQPCVPKIEDLSLFFFTVHPFLILVFHFSSFFFVSHKARGSRDRTANMANSASGMAVQDDCKLKFLELKTKRNHRFIIFKIEGQQVVVEKLGSPEETYDDFAASLPADECRYAVYDFDFTTNENCQKSKIFFIAWSPDTSRVRMKMVYASSKDRFKRELDGIQVELQATDPSEMSMDIIKGRAL from the exons ATGGTGAGTCAAAGACAGAGATTAGCCCGCAAAAAATTCAGACAAGAGCACCCAGAGTTGTTCCCTAAACCAGAGCCAACGCCACCAAAAGAcccaaacaagaaaaagaagaaaaacaacaccaaGTTCAAGCGAAAGAGGTCAGAGTCTAAAGAATCAAAAGACCCAAATGAACCCAATAAAAAGAGGTTTAAGAAGCATCCACTTAGAGTTCCAGGAATGAAGCCTGGTGAAAGTTGTTTTATTTGCAAGGCGAAGGATCACATTGCCAAACTTTGCCCTCAGAAAGCTGAATGGGAAAGAAATAAG ATATGTTTGCTTTGTCGGCAGCGAGGGCATAGCCTCAAGCGTTGCCCTAACAAGAAGGACGAGAATGTAGATAGGAAATTATGCTATAATTGTGGGGAAACTGGTCATTCGCTTTCTAATTGTCCACAGCCTCTTAAAAATG GAGGAACTAAATATGCCAATTGCTTTATCTGTAATGAAAGTGGACATTTGAGTAAGGACTGCCCGCAAAATACTCGTGGGATATACCCAAAG GGTGGTTGCTGTAAAATATGTGGGGGCGTGACACATTTAGCGAGAGATTGTCCTGAGAAGGGTAAGAGAGGCTCTCTTGCCGCTAGTGGAGAAG tgatagaaaaagaagagaggcAAACACCGAAACTGACCAAGTTCATAAGTGGGGATGAGCTAGATGATGATTTTATGACAGAAAACACCTATGCTGTGGAGAAAGAAAGGGGGTCGGATTCAAAAGATGGTCATgcaaaattaaagaagaagcAAGGGCACAAAGTAGTGAACTTTGCAGGA TTGTACAACATTCCTGAATGCTCTAGATACTCCTATGAATCTTGCTCTCTTATTCCATGCTTTGATGTTATCCACGCCGAATCattcttttctccttcttttttcACATTGGTTGTttacttgaagaaattttgTACTCAGCCTTG TGTCCCCAAAATTGAGGATCTctccctcttcttcttcactgTACACCCATTTCTCATATtggttttccatttttcttctttcttcttcgtTTCCCACAAGGCCCGTGGCTCTCGTGATCGAACTGCAAACATG GCAAATTCGGCGTCAGGAATGGCTGTGCAGGATGACTGTAAGCTGAAGTTTTTGGaactaaaaacaaagagaaaccACCGATTCATCATCTTCAAGATTGAAGGTCAGCAAGTGGTGGTAGAGAAACTGGGAAGTCCTGAGGAAACCTACGACGATTTCGCCGCATCTTTGCCTGCTGATGAGTGCCGCTATGCTGTCTATGATTTTGATTTCACCACTAATGAGAATTGTcagaaaagcaaaattttctttattgcatG gTCTCCTGATACATCTAGGGTGAGAATGAAGATGGTCTATGCAAGCTCCAAAGACAGATTCAAGAGGGAACTAGATGGGATTCAGGTTGAGCTGCAAGCAACAGATCCTAGCGAAATGAGCATGGACATTATAAAAGGGCGAGCACTTTAG
- the LOC8270013 gene encoding tubulin beta-1 chain, translating to MREILHIQGGQCGNQIGAKFWEVVCAEHGIDSTGRYQGDNDLQLERVNVYYNEASCGRFVPRAVLMDLEPGTMDSVRSGPYGQIFRPDNFVFGQSGAGNNWAKGHYTEGAELIDSVLDVVRKEAENCDCLQGFQVCHSLGGGTGSGMGTLLISKIREEYPDRMMLTFSVFPSPKVSDTVVEPYNATLSVHQLVENADECMVLDNEALYDICFRTLKLTTPSFGDLNHLISATMSGVTCCLRFPGQLNSDLRKLAVNLIPFPRLHFFMVGFAPLTSRGSQQYRALTVPELTQQMWDAKNMMCAADPRHGRYLTASAMFRGKMSTKEVDEQMINVQNKNSSYFVEWIPNNVKSTVCDIPPTGLKMASTFIGNSTSIQEMFRRVSEQFTAMFRRKAFLHWYTGEGMDEMEFTEAESNMNDLVSEYQQYQDATADEEGYEDYEDEDEVQEEV from the exons ATGCGTGAGATCCTTCACATTCAAGGAGGCCAATGCGGCAACCAGATCGGAGCCAAGTTCTGGGAGGTAGTATGCGCGGAGCATGGAATCGACTCCACCGGAAGGTACCAAGGGGACAATGATCTGCAACTCGAACGAGTTAATGTTTACTATAATGAAGCGAGTTGCGGAAGGTTTGTTCCACGCGCCGTTTTAATGGATCTGGAGCCTGGTACCATGGATAGCGTCAGATCTGGGCCGTACGGTCAGATATTCCGACCCGATAACTTCGTATTCGGACAGTCTGGTGCTGGGAATAACTGGGCCAAAGGTCACTATACCGAAGGAGCTGAGTTGATTGACTCGGTTCTCGATGTTGTTAGGAAAGAAGCAGAGAACTGTGACTGCTTGCAAG GGTTTCAAGTTTGCCATTCTTTGGGAGGAGGCACTGGATCAGGAATGGGAACGCTGCTAATTTCAAAGATAAGAGAAGAGTATCCAGACCGGATGATGCTTACATTCTCTGTGTTCCCATCCCCAAAGGTGTCTGATACAGTTGTTGAGCCATATAATGCTACACTCTCTGTGCACCAACTTGTTGAGAATGCAGACGAGTGTATGGTTTTGGATAATGAGGCTCTTTATGATATTTGCTTCAGAACTCTTAAGCTAACTACACCTAGTT TTGGAGACCTTAACCATCTTATCTCAGCCACCATGAGTGGGGTCACGTGCTGTCTTCGCTTCCCTGGTCAACTCAACTCTGATCTTCGCAAACTTGCTGTCAATCTTATCCCATTTCCTCGGTTGCACTTCTTTATGGTTGGATTTGCACCACTCACTTCTCGTGGGTCACAACAATACAGGGCTCTTACTGTACCTGAGCTAACTCAGCAAATGTGGGATGCCAAGAACATGATGTGTGCTGCTGATCCTCGCCATGGCCGATATTTGACTGCTTCTGCTATGTTCCGCGGCAAAATGAGCACCAAAGAAGTTGATGAACAGATGATTAATGTTCAAAACAAGAATTCATCTTACTTCGTAGAGTGGATCCCCAACAATGTCAAGTCTACAGTTTGTGACATCCCTCCTACTGGATTGAAGATGGCCTCAACATTCATTGGGAACTCCACTTCAATTCAGGAAATGTTCCGCAGGGTTAGTGAGCAATTCACTGCCATGTTCCGGAGGAAGGCTTTCTTGCATTGGTACACTGGAGAAGGTATGGATGAGATGGAGTTTACTGAAGCGGAGAGTAACATGAATGATTTGGTGTCCGAGTATCAACAGTACCAAGATGCAACAGCAGATGAGGAAGGATATGAGGACTATGAGGATGAGGACGAAGTTCAAGAGGAGGTTTAA
- the LOC8270012 gene encoding probable CoA ligase CCL9, which yields MDSLTLTGLLKRVALEFPDNRAVSVSGKFDLSHSQLNELVDQAASRLVAAGIKPSDVVALTFPNTVEFIILFLAVIRVRATAAPLNAAYTTEEFEFYLSDSESKLLLTPLEGNSSAQSAASKLNIPHATAVLPAADSELSLSLPESDFNSLSQLTDEPSDVALFLHTSGTTSRPKGVPLTQLNLASSVRNIKAVYKLTESDSTVIVLPLFHVHGLVAGLLSSLAAGAAVALPAAGRFSASTFWKDMVKYSATWYTAVPTIHQIILDRHLNNPEADYPKLRFIRSCSASLAPAILDRLEENFGAPVLEAYAMTEATHLMSSNPLPEDGPHKAGSVGKPVGQEMAILDENGVAQKANASGEVCIRGPNVTKGYKNNPEANKAAFQFGWFHTGDLGYLNSDGYLHLVGRIKELINRGGEKISPIEVDAVLLSHPEIAQAVAFGVPDDKYGEEINCAIIPRDGSNIDEAEVLRYCKKNLAAFKVPKKVFITDTLPKTASGKIQRRIVAEHFLAQISTARVPKFGA from the exons ATGGACTCTCTAACCCTCACCGGACTACTGAAACGCGTCGCCCTAGAGTTTCCTGACAATCGAGCAGTTTCAGTTTCTGGAAAATTTGACTTGTCACATTCTCAGCTTAATGAACTTGTTGATCAGGCTGCTTCCCGACTTGTTGCCGCTGGGATTAAGCCTTCCGATGTTGTTGCCCTTACTTTTCCTAATACCGTCGAG TTTATAATACTGTTTCTGGCCGTAATCCGAGTCCGCGCCACGGCTGCGCCGCTTAATGCAGCCTACACAACTGAAGAATTTGAGTTCTACTTATCAGACTCAGAGTCCAAACTCTTACTAACCCCACTGGAAGGCAACAGCTCTGCTCAATCTGCAGCTTCCAAGCTCAACATCCCTCATGCCACCGCTGTATTGCCCGCAGCCGATTCTGAGCTGTCTCTTTCACTCCCTGAATCAGACTTTAACTCGCTTTCTCAGCTCACTGACGAGCCATCCGATGTGGCTCTGTTCCTCCACACCTCTGGCACCACAAGCAGACCCAAAGGGGTGCCATTGACACAACTCAATTTAGCTTCCTCTGTCAGAAACATAAAGGCGGTGTATAAGCTCACTGAATCTGACTCTACCGTTATAGTCCTGCCTTTATTTCATGTTCACGGATTGGTAGCCGGGTTATTGAGCTCACTCGCAGCTGGAGCCGCGGTGGCTCTTCCTGCCGCGGGCAGGTTCTCAGCTTCAACATTTTGGAAAGATATGGTTAAATACAGTGCTACGTGGTACACTGCTGTTCCCACCATTCATCAAATCATACTGGATCGCCACCTGAATAATCCTGAAGCCGATTACCCAAAACTCCGGTTCATTCGGAGCTGTAGTGCGTCTCTTGCACCTGCTATATTGGATAGGCTGGAGGAGAACTTTGGGGCACCGGTGTTGGAGGCATATGCAATGACAGAGGCTACCCATTTGATGTCATCAAACCCGTTACCGGAAGATGGCCCGCATAAGGCCGGGTCGGTTGGAAAACCTGTGGGTCAAGAGATGGCAATATTGGATGAAAATGGGGTGGCTCAAAAGGCTAATGCTAGTGGGGAGGTGTGCATAAGGGGTCCAAATGTGACCAAgggatataaaaataatcctGAGGCTAATAAGGCTGCATTTCAGTTCGGGTGGTTTCACACAGGAGATCTTGGTTATCTTAATTCGGATGGTTATTTGCATCTGGTGGGTAGGATTAAGGAGCTCATCAACCGTGGAg GGGAGAAAATATCACCAATAGAAGTGGACGCAGTTCTTTTATCTCATCCAGAAATTGCTCAAGCTGTTGCTTTTGGAGTCCCCGATGACAAATATGGCGAAGAG ATAAATTGTGCAATAATTCCTAGAGATGGATCCAACATTGACGAGGCAGAGGTCCTGAGATATTGCAAAAAGAATCTGGCAGCTTTCAAAGTGCCCAAGAAGGTGTTCATCACAGACACTCTACCAAAGACAGCCAGTGGTAAAATCCAAAGACGAATTGTAGCTGAGCACTTCCTTGCTCAAATTTCAACTGCTAGAGTCCCCAAGTTTGGAGCCTAA
- the LOC8270011 gene encoding uncharacterized protein LOC8270011, which produces MDLTLLFSIHNKLIPAPRELHKVSNFVYPNRVCLPSIQYLFPIEIVLMATFKTLALLTLALVFSKQGTLGEITCENLDQETCSYAVSSSGKRCVLETHVKRSGKASYACRNSEIEADRLRNWIETDQCIKACGLDRKSLGISSDSLLESSFTKQLCSPQCYDSCPNIIDLYFNLAAGEGVFLPKLCQATKGNARRELTADIRSSGMVALAPIQTVKYTAVPAMAPALTPTIY; this is translated from the exons ATGGACTTGACCCTTCTCTTTAGTATTCACAACAAATTAATTCCAGCTCCCAGGGAACTACACAAAGTTAGCAACTTTGTATATCCTAACCGAGTTTGCCTGCCTAGTATACAGTATCTCTTCCCAATTGAAATTGTGCTCATGGCTACCTTCAAGACCCTGGCTCTCTTGACTCTTGCCCTTGTTTTCTCTAAGCAAGGCACTCTAG GAGAAATAACATGCGAGAATCTGGACCAAGAGACATGTTCTTACGCAGTCTCTTCATCCGGTAAGCGCTGCGTACTGGAGACCCACGTCAAAAGGAGCGGAAAAGCATCATACGCTTGCCGTAACTCTGAAATCGAAGCTGATAGATTAAGAAACTGGATTGAAACTGACCAGTGCATCAAAGCATGCGGCCTTGATAGAAAATCGCTAGGAATCTCATCAGATTCTCTCCTCGAGTCTAGCTTCACAAAGCAACTCTGCTCTCCTCAGTGCTATGATAGCTGCCCCAACATCAttgatctttattttaatcttgCTGCTGGGGAAG GTGTATTTCTTCCCAAGCTCTGTCAGGCAACAAAGGGAAATGCTCGCAGAGAATTGACAGCTGATATCCGTAGCTCTGGTATGGTTGCACTAGCACCAATTCAAACAGTGAAGTACACAGCTGTTCCAGCAATGGCACCGGCATTGACACCGACAATTTACTAG